atcgaacattatataaataaaatacacgatatcataaattccaactcttcaaattcggttataaacttagtattcatagatattcgacatacgactttttcgacttacgccttgctttgggacattttttcggtcccaaatacagtcgtatctcgggggacacctgtaccACGAACAATTCACATCGATTTCCGctcaaattcaaattcacTACCCGCATCAATCCGCTACCCTAAACGCACcgattttaaatcattttccgGACAAAATTTTATTTACCCCAAACATTGTAGGAAAATCGTAGAAAATGTCCACTTTACAAAACCGACGTCGCCGGCGAGGGAAATTCGCACCGATTTGgaggcgctggcgacggtcATGAAACGTCAAACGCGACGGAGAGCAGCTGTCAGAAAGTGACAGTCAGAAAAAGTTggactgtttttgtttttattcaccaacaccaccaaaaCGGgaggagaagagaaaaaaaaacacacaacgaaATTGTACCGCAAGCTGTTTTGACCCCGTTTTAGGTTCCGCTAAAAGTTAGTCACCACTATCAGCTAACTTCTAACGCGCAGCACGTGCCGGCATCCGGCAATACGAACACGCACTGCCGTCGGTGAGATCCCCCGAAGGGAGAACAAAAGCGGCATGGAATCGAACGAGCGGCCCCGCACACTGTCGCAGTACAAGCGCTTTCAAACGAACGACGAGGGCCGGAAAACGTTCTCCTCCATTGATCAGGTGCGTGCCTCGCAGCGGGGTTTTTGGGTACCGTTGCGAGTGCGTGATACGCGCTCACGGTTGTGTGTGGCTATAAATAGAAACCCGCTTTTTCCTCACGCGCTCGTCCGCCTTTCTTTGTAGATAAAAACCGAAGCATCGATCGAGCGGATCTACGACCGGTACGAGCAGCTGGCGGCCCTCGACGCGACCCTGCCGAAGCTGCTCCGGGGGGACCATGCGCGCTACCTGCAGCTGTCGCTCGAGCGCCTCTCGACCGCGTACGAAAGCCTGGACAGTAGCCGGCCCTGGATGGTGTACTGGATACTGAATGCGGCCAGCATCCTGAACCTGCGCTTTCCGCACGAGCTGCTCGACCGGGTGGTGGACTTTCTGGCCAAGTGCCGCGGCAAGGACGGCGGCTTCGGGGGCGGACCGGGCCAGGATCCGCACCTGGCCACGACGTACGCGGCCGTCAACTCGCTGTGCATCATCGGCACCGACCGGGCACTGAGCGCGATCGATCGGCCCTCGCTGAAGCGGTTCATGTGGTCGGTGCGGGAGAGCAACGGCGCCTTTCGGATGCACGTCGGCGGGGAGGTGGATGTGCGCGGCGCTTACTGCGCCATCTCGGCCGCCAAGCTGTGCTCCTTCACGCCGGAGGACGAGCAGCGGCTGTTCGAGGGCACGTCCGGCTGGATCGCGGAATGCCAAACGTACGAGGGTGGGTTTGGCGGCGCGCCCGACCTGGAAGCGCACGGCGGATACTCGTTCTGTGCTGCGGCCGCCCTCATGCTGCTCGGGGGCGAGAATCGCTGCGACCTGAAGGCGCTGCTCCGGTGGACGGTGAACCGGCAGATGGCGTACGAGGGCGGGTTCCAGGGCCGCACGAACAAGCTGGTCGACGGGTGCTACTCGTTCTGGCAGGGCGCGCTCGTACCGATCGTGCAGGGGCTTATCGCACGGGCGGAAGGCAACCAGAGCATCATGAACGTGAGCCTGTTCAATCGCTACGCACTGCAGGAGTACGTGCTGATCTGCTGCCAAAGACCCAACGGCGGGTTGATCGATAAGCCGGGCAAGTAAGTGTTTAACTTAAACCGCAATCCTTTTCCACAAACGTTTctgaaacgtttttttttttttttttttgcagaccAGCCGATCTGTACCACACCTGCTACACGCTCAGCGGACTGGCCGTCGCCCAGCACTGCGAAACACACAGCCCACCGCTCGTGCTGGGCGACGAGCGGAACGAGGTGCTGCCGACGCACCCGGTCCACAATATTCCACCCAAGGCAGCGCTGGACGCTTACCGGTACTTCCTGGAGCTCGATCAACCCGGATCGGCCAGCGAGGAGAAGCACTGCAACGGCAAATCGGTCGACCCGATGGACGCTTGTTCGGAGAACGAGTCCGACCGGCAAACGTCcgaggacagcagcagcaactacaCGAGCAGCCGAGCGTCGGAATATTAAGCAATGCGTGCGGCCCTCATCTGTTTGCTGATTGAGATACTTGAAAGACATTTTTAGGGGACACCTCCTCTTCGGTAGGTTCGGTTTTGTGATtgctcttttcttttctttctttttttttaataaactgcAAAATGTACCAATCGTGCTTTACTCCACCACACGCCCGTGAGTGCAAATAGTCGGCAATAGCTTACAGCAAATCCAATGAATCCACAAGCAATCAATCTCGAAAAGCGTTGTTATAGAGATGAGGCATTAACTCTGCGCGGCCTACTGCTGGAGGTGTATCGCCCCCTTTTTCTTCCAGTAGTTGTGCCCTCTGGCAAGACCAAATAATAGTGGGgcaagaaagcaaacaaaataggCCACCACTTTTCTTTCTCAATTTGCTCAATGTAGGGGCACACAGTTTTCTCACAACCTCTTTTTTcctacaacaaacaaaaaattcttaattatgaaaataaaaataaaatacaccaaaagaagttgttttttttataaataaatcaatgattttatttcttttcttcttcttcgcttcTCTGCACTTCCTAAGaatggctttttttgttgttgttgatgatgatttcACGTatcatttcttttctttgtttcgtgtttcgttttgtCATCGTctcattttttctctctattttCACCTGTGTGTTTTACAGGTAAGAGTAGTAAATTTGCCATATCTTGAGAAATGTTGCTCATCATCaataatatatattattaATTGCATGTTTTCCTCCCTCCGTACAACTAATAGTATATTTCacaatacaacacacacaccacatttCACAAcgttttctctctcacaccTTCTTTTCTAAATCCAAACCCTTTCTTTTTTCCATGCTTCTTGGCTCTGATCTATCTCCGTTTTCTTTTCTCGTTACCTCTCCACCACTCATGCCACCACGCATTTTCTCGCTCTTCCTCCTCTTGCcttcttgctctctttctcattTGTTATCACTCGCTCTATTGCATCATATATTAACACCTCGGTTCTCGCATTtactttcttccttttttttggtggcaTGTTCGCGTGGCGTGGTCACTTTTCGATCTCTTTCCCTTATCCACTGCCTACTACATTTAAAtcctttttcctctttccTTTTTAGCTACACTTTacacgtttgtttttttatacttcTTAATGTTGCACTTCTCTGTTGTGGTtcttctctcgttctctcctCAAGGgttgttggctttttttttaaatagacgTGAAAGGAGCGAAACTTCGTGttcgtgttgtttttgttgcgatATCGTGTAGAAAGTGTGTTACAGTAAATTACAGAAAAATAGAACAGACAGGACATGAACAGATTCTTAAAAAcgatgggtttttttgtgtgtttttcttttaacgATTCACAATCACTATTCTCTTAACGCGCTAAGTGGTTTTAATTCATAAAATGGAAATTGTtaaggcgtgtgtgtgtttaatcgtgttttttttgtctgcacATTTGTAAacttagttttgttttgaagttTTCTAGCGCGCTGTTTCTTGcacattttgttgttgttgttgttgttgtttttcgatTAGAGAGAAAAGGGAGAATTTGATACTGTATAAATGGGGATAATGTATAAAGTTGTGATAACTCGTCCTGTAACTGCTCTTCTTCCTAACACACGCGCTTTcttgttctctttctctctctctctctatctctcttcctCTATGCACTTCCTCCAGTGAAGTGGTCATGTACAGCCATACTGacgcatacatacatacaaacacactaacacacacacacacacatgcattcaCATCATACTAGACTttctatacacacacacgcacacaaacgctcTTCCTAATCTGCGTAGTAGTCGTCTTACCAAACTAAActatgagaaaaaaaaatagaggAAAATGTTTGGGGCCCACACACCACATCATAGCTTCTTCTACCTAAACCCCCTCCTCTTGTATTATCTTGTTCTATGAACTTCCTCCAGGGAAATAGGGTGGGGGTGACTCCCGCAGAGAGGGATCCAAAGGAGGGAAATGATTGCACACAAGTAGTTTTGCTCTAATTGCATCTCAATTGTGGGGGGAAGAGGGTgaggaaataataataatgggAAAAGCGATGAGGATATAACTTAATTTACTACCATCCTTAGACGTGAAAGATTATAGAGATACTACTATATATTAAGAAGAAACATAAAAACTATACAAAAATTACTATGAAACGAACGAGAATTACGACAGatagtgcgcgcgcgcgcacacacatacacacccacagGATAGCGTATGTCGTCTTGTGTGTTGTTGTATATGCTTTTCTCCTTTCATGTCTCCCTTTGCACAAGcgtgttcttcttcttcttcttcttgatcCTTTTCTCttatcttttcttctttttcttgttcctCTTCTCTTctgttcgtttttctttttcttgttcctCTTCTTTTCTCTTCGTTCTTCTTTCTCCTGTATACTCTAATGCTTCTTTTCTGTTTGAGCTGACTATTATTCACACGCACACCTTCAggctttgttgttttgtatttttcactCACTTAAGGCTGCGCGCATCATTTCTTGTTCgattttttcattcatccacacacacatgatgCATGCCAAACACGTCGTTTCGGCACGCACACCGCACATCGGATCCGATGCTATATGAGCTCGCAGCTTCCAGGGTTTGGGGATTGTGTACAATAAGGGAATAAGGATACGTTTGAAGGAGTAACGGGAGATGGAGTAGGTGGGATATGATGATCATGGgatgttggttttgtttgttgtaataaataatttaattcgtTTAAAAGCCTCCTCATACACTGAGAAGATCGCGTAATGAGGGGCGGGTGTATAGAGAAATAATTTACAATAAAAGTGGCTTTGCAGATACAAAACAGTATCTTGCTAAAAAGCAGGTGGGTTTTATAATATTATTCAACATAATCCATAATAAAGAGTGCATGCATTATCATGCGCTTCTCTGTTTAACAATGTCGAAAACAATGAAGCAAAAACTAAACAAGCTGAAGATGCGCACAAAACAGCAAAGGGAATGGTGATGGTGAAAGGAtgtccttccttccttccttctttcCGCTCCGTTTGCGCTGCGCGCACTCCTGCAGATCCTGCTATCTTGCAGGATGGTGAGAATGATTACATTACACGATGAGTGTGCGTGGAAACGTGGAACGAGCATGATTTTCTTCTGCTCGGTAAATCTTCTTTTGTGCCATTTGCATGCGTGCGCGTGGATGACGACTTTCAGGCAGGGTTTTTGctgtctttttctctttctgtgtgtgtgtgtttttggcgGGGAGGTGTACAGGCTTTTCCGTGACATATAAAAACAAGTTTAAGGTGATAGAGCACCTTTAGCGTAAAAAAAAGACTTTGCTTACATACATTCATTGTTCATTCAGTTGGGGCAAAATTAGAATaagttaaaaaatatatatgccATTATCAACTGAAAAACCAGGCAATGATGAAGATACTATCAAACGccaaaaaaaagtgaatgtATCGACCGATCGGCCTGTAATATCGCCTCCCCGTGGTGCAGAGGCAAGGAATGGAATAAATTGTACCTAACACAAATTTCAACATTCCCCCACGCACCCTTTTCCCAATACACCACCCACACACAATGCAATCGAAACTGACCCGCACTACACCACTCTTTCATGGTTTGCTACGTTTTACGctcctctatctctctctctctctctctctctctctctctctctctctctctctctctctctctcgctctcattTTCATCATTGTTCTGTTCATTCTCCTGATACTctccttttgcttttcttccattcttgtttctctgtttctctagctttcatgttttcttctcttttgcttcGATTTGTTTCGATCTCTAGTGTTCCTCTCTCCACTGTTTGTTGTCACCCttcttttcttcattttaaataaattttaatcacatttttttctttttctttttctcctcccCTTTTGCTCCGCTCTTCTACCGTAAGTCgggttttcgtttgtttttgtttctcataaattaataatatttatcaGATAAAAAATacttcttttttgctgctcctaAACACGATTGCGTTTCTGCTTGCGTACGTTCGTTTTAGCATCTCCGCTTCCTCCCCTTCTTCGTGCACGCGTGCCCGCTTTTGTTGTAAATTGTGTTTCttcatttctgttttttcGTGCTTCCTTTTTCCTCCAGACGCTTCCTTGATTCTtgtttcctttgtttttttcttctttgcgcTCCCTATTATCATTACGTAgttagtagtagtaatagtacgACGGCGAGATGGTGTTTTATGTTGCAAGGCTTTGTCTCACTTGTTGGGAAATACGCGTTCGTTTTCCATGCCTTTTAGTGAATGTTGTTTTGGATGTTTCTTCATCAAACCGCATTCACATTGTGtccctgtgttttttttttctgtatagTATCAAATAAGCACGGTTCTAGAAGTGTGCCAATTTTCCTGTCTTATTCCAAAAAGcgttttcttttgcttatatgtgtgtgttaaaaaGGAAACAAGCATACAAGGGTGGGGGAATGATTCCGTTCTTCATCCAAGCGCCTATACACACAAGCCCACACCAAATAACGAACGTGAAAAGAAAGGGGGAGGGGCGCGGCGGTTGCGTAGTACACATAATATACATAAATATTCGAGATCAATTGCGGTATTTTCATGCTGCTTCacaaaagtttaaaattgTGCAACCGCGCGGTTGTAAGATTTTTTGGGGTGAAAGtggagcaacaacaacgacacgCGGGAAGTGTAGGTAAACCGACAGTAAAAACTGATACACGGTTCGCCACCATCGCGTATGTTTTGTTGTACGCCGATCTTTTGCTTATCGCATCGGCAAAGACGAAACCTAACCAACCGTGACtctaaaaacacacacacacacgtgcacatCCATTTCGTATTGTGGTGCCACCAAAATGGAATGTGGGCAGGCATGGGGAGAGGCGATACATGCAATTGTTTGCAAGTTCCCTGTGAacctaatgcttttctaacaCGCTGCTTTTATCCCTGTGTGTACATTCCTTTCTTGTCGTCCTGTTTTCTTTGCTGCTTGCCTTGTCTTTACTTCCACGAACGGTTGGTTGTTCCCCTTCCATAGTTAGTTCCTAGCTCGATTATTCCACATCTATCGAAAACACATAGACACATTCtctacaaacaacaacacgtgCTACTACGACATCGTCGAGGATTACATTAATATAAGCTGACTGAGGGAGGGAAATAAACGGGACAAGTTTATCTCTATCGCTACCGTTTAGCGTTTGTGTGTaactgttgtttcaattgattGAGCTTGGTAGTGTTCAAAACTTTGCCTAAACGCAACATGCACTTAGTAGAGCTTAGTGCTGTTGCTGGTTTGCTGGTTCAATCGTTCTGTTTCTAAGGATTAAAGGGAGGGGGAGCTTCGATTCGTTTGGATATTTGACTATTTTCCGGtacaccctctctctctgtctctttcgcTCTATCAGCATTAGACTATTTCGCAAATTTTACTAGAGTCCAATATATTGTAGTATGATTGAAGTTTGCAGATCTTGTACGTTTTgtcttgcgttttttttttcgtcgacTGACTCCGTGACAATACCCGCTACTGGTTACTTTatctttaaaaatgaaaagcgTAAGTAGAGCAACTAACGAGCAAAGCACGATCGAGTCGGATGATCATTGTGGAATATAGAGCGAAGGGGTTGCGGAATTTTAAAAGGAACCTCTCCCACCTTCGTAGAAAAGGACAAGTTTAGTATAGGAGTTTcgctttgttgttttgcaaattaaaaCGTCTCCTACTGGTGTAGTGTATCGGCCGGATCTTTGAATTCTGTTCTGCTTACTCACTTCTAACACCGTTGTGGTTGATTCTTTTTCCCTACAAACTAATAACACATTCAGTACTGGCTTTACGATCAATACGAGTTTTCCAAGGTTCTAAAACTCGCTGGCTGATGGTTTCAATGTCTGCTCGTGGCTTTGATTAATAATCTTCCTGCTTCTGGTCCTCTGTCGttctgatgctgctgctgcttgctgctgcctTTTACACTGTTCGCAGCGctctttccttttccttttctttcacttCTTTCGCtccaataataaaaatgtgcaAATCGTTGTGTATTGAAATTCTGTTCGTAAAAAAGGTAACGAGAAAATCAATATTATTCcaaaaaacagtttttgacGTGGtacacaaaacgaaaaaagtaacatttgtaaacattaacaaaaatgctctttctctccctcgtTCTATCGTCCTTTCCCTATTAGATGTGTCTTCTTTTCTCTGTTTATCTCCGCTTTCTACCGTCCGTAGGCAAAAGCATACACGCTTCTTCTCTTCTGCGCTGCGCTCTTTGCAATGCAAGATGTTCGCATATTTCGTTTTGCACAGCTCTTGTGTGCTTCCGATTGTTATTCTtctgtttttctcttttctcatTTCTCGTGTTTTGGCGTCGCGTAATTCTCGTCGTTCCGTGTATGTGGGTGTGTTCCAACATGACTTGCTTATTAGTCGTACATTctcgtctgctgctgctgctgttatcCTAATAAGCAGGTGAATGCTCTTTTAAACAGCCTAAACACACCCAGCGGTAAGGATAGTTTGTTGAAAAGAGCATTCGCCCCCTCCTCAAATATAGTTGCTGTGGTTGTTAAATGTCACTTGCTTTACCATCTGCCATTTAAATCCTACACAACTTATTAGctaggatttttttaaaccgttttgtatattttgtactttttttgattttccttttatctttctttttatACTTGCATATACTTTTGCGTAACTTTTcagagattttttgtttttttttttgtgtttgctgtttcctTTTCTGCTTCGCTAAttttggactttttttttgttgatattgTTGATCATTTCAAGTATagtttgtttcttctcttgtttttttccctgTCTCCCCAAACATACGATAACCGCCTGCGAGCTGGCGTTATGTCATTTGTAACCAATTTCCATTATCGCGTAAGTTTCTCCTTTTTCTCATGTTATTCTCAATTCCCGATGTAATCCTACTTTTATCGTACTATTCCGCGATTTTTAAACCTTCTCTccactctcactctctcctgCTTAAACGATTCATAGATCTTATCCAACGaattaaattgtttcttttttcttttgttttctgactgcgctttttttgttctacacTATTATAGCAAATAAGTGTGTTCTAGAAGTATGCAATTTCTTACTcaaaaaaagggaggaaaacaaaataaaattaacatttaCCAACCGAAGAGTAGTGCTCTCCCTCcgcgcgtgctgctgctgttgttgccgcTCTTTCCGTGCCTTGTTGATGTTAGTGTGCCGTCCCGTTGTTAGTCCTTTTCTTACTTGCTTCTCCATTCGTTTCGGTTTTCACGGATGCAGTTGATTATGTTTGATTCTCTTCCGAACCGCGTCAACATCAGTTAATCTCGCCAGCGACATCGAACCAAAGCTACGATTTGTTCCTTGGCGCACAACCACATGCTGTGCAATCGTTTCTTTGGGTGCGCGCTGTGCtcacgtcgtcgtcgtcgttctaTTGCCACTTTGCCTTGGTCAACTTTAGTAAAGCAAATTTATCACTcttttcgctgctgctgctgctgcttctgctggtgCCACCGTCCACTATACGATGATGTTATCACATTATGGGATTGCTGCTATGCAATGATAGCGGTTCCTTTTCAAAGCCCGATAGCCCCAATGCCCCGTCCTTGATTCTTCGTGGCGCCACTTCATAGTCCACCTTGCTCGATGGTAGGTCAAGGGTTTCAGAAAGCTGGTCAAATATTTGGGCGGGGAGGGGGCGGGGGGATGTACGTACTTTGAAGTTTTGTTTGTGCACAGCGCACCCGTGCATTGTTGCAGCATAAAACACTGTGTGGACGGTCACAAACGTTCATTCTGTTTCTTATGTTTTCGTCATAACAGCAATGTGAAGGGATTTTGTTGCAAAACCGCTCTCTTTCTCCATTCTTTTACATATCCGTCGTCGTAATCGATACTGAGCGAAGCTGAATGCGGTCATTTTTCCGAAACTTGCATTCAAACCATACATCCGACTCGATTCGATACTAAACAATTATTTAAAGAAAtaagagggtgtgtgtgtgcgtgatcgAGCGATCGTTCGATCGACTGATCGCCGCGCGCCATTTTACTCGTCAACAAACTGTTCACACACTGCTACGATCGGCGATGTTGGCCAATCTTCCCCATCGTCTTCGGAGcttacgctgccagttctgatgatgaaatagaagagaaagaagagagGGGGTTGTATTAGAGAGAACATCCTTGGGGACAAAAAGGCTTAGGCCTCCTacttgatgttgagtttgcaGAATTCAACCAAGAACAACACATACCTGAAGCGAAGATTGCTGTTGCTCATGTGACCATGGGTATGGTGGTGTTCGGCAATCGTTGGCAAATAGGAGGTCAACTTGTCAGTAGGGCGCAGCACGCGCATGGTACGGGACGAAAGCTTCCATACCAGCCGCTGCTTGTACGGGATCTTGTGCTGACCGTTGTACAGCGAAAGAATCTTCGTCACAATGCTGTGACTGTAAAGGAAGCTGCTGTCCGGGATCTGCAGCAAACGTGCCGATAGAGAGTGgacaagaaaagaaagaaagtagAACGATATTAAAATTACAGGAAAGGCTATTACAGCAACAGGGTACGAAGAAATCGACGAAGAAACTTACTCGACAGAATTTCTGCAGCTGGATGGCGTAGTCAACGAGATCGTGAATCTGCTGGTGCACCAACCCGTTGTCCTTGTTTGCGCTGACGTACACATCCATCTGGGTGAAGATCATCACGAGCGCCAGCTCGGACGGGCGAATGCTCGCACAGCTCGCATCGCACGCCAGTATCTCCAGCCGCATCTCGAGATCGGCCAGCGAGATGGCGGATTTGAATATTTCCGACAGCCCGAGTGCATTCGCGGCTTTCTCGAAGATGTAGTAGAACAGCCGGATGAACGAGAGCGCCGTTACCGGGGCCAGGTTCATCTGAACGCCCAGCTTGTTGGCGACAATGTCCGCCATTCGCACCAGATCGCGTGACGTACAACGGCACTAGAATAGAAGAAAAGGCACAATATAGCAAATTAGATTAAACATAGAGTAATTAAcactttttctaaattattattataccaTTATCGACCAATAATGAACAACAATTCGTTGTTCGTTAAGACCTTCACACGATATTTCCCACCATTTAAACGAAAACTCATATGGCATTCATTTTATTGCACCACCCAGCACCACTCCTAATACCGTTCCTCGCTTCTACTTGAAACATCAAATgcgtgcgcacacacacactgctgtaTGTGCTCATGTTGATGAAATCATTCGATAGACTATCGTATGCTCTCCTCTGCCAATGCTACATTTACTGCTACTGTGTGTCCGCAACAGTCGATGGCCGACCATCAAGACGATGGTGATTTATGCATCACACAAACATACTACACACATGATGATGTCTATGTTTACACATAGAAAAATAGGGACAAGAGAGGGGAGAGGCACCAACACACCAAGAGTGCAACCGAAACAACACTCTATGTTGC
This is a stretch of genomic DNA from Anopheles merus strain MAF chromosome 2R, AmerM5.1, whole genome shotgun sequence. It encodes these proteins:
- the LOC121589251 gene encoding protein farnesyltransferase subunit beta codes for the protein MESNERPRTLSQYKRFQTNDEGRKTFSSIDQIKTEASIERIYDRYEQLAALDATLPKLLRGDHARYLQLSLERLSTAYESLDSSRPWMVYWILNAASILNLRFPHELLDRVVDFLAKCRGKDGGFGGGPGQDPHLATTYAAVNSLCIIGTDRALSAIDRPSLKRFMWSVRESNGAFRMHVGGEVDVRGAYCAISAAKLCSFTPEDEQRLFEGTSGWIAECQTYEGGFGGAPDLEAHGGYSFCAAAALMLLGGENRCDLKALLRWTVNRQMAYEGGFQGRTNKLVDGCYSFWQGALVPIVQGLIARAEGNQSIMNVSLFNRYALQEYVLICCQRPNGGLIDKPGKPADLYHTCYTLSGLAVAQHCETHSPPLVLGDERNEVLPTHPVHNIPPKAALDAYRYFLELDQPGSASEEKHCNGKSVDPMDACSENESDRQTSEDSSSNYTSSRASEY